One Trichosurus vulpecula isolate mTriVul1 chromosome 7, mTriVul1.pri, whole genome shotgun sequence genomic region harbors:
- the LOC118857636 gene encoding trace amine-associated receptor 6-like, whose amino-acid sequence MISNSGSQPSAVQLCYENINGSCIQTLYSPIPRVILYLVFGSGVVLAVLGNLLVMISILHFKQLHSPANFLIASLAYADFLVGATVMPFSMVRSVESCWYFGESYCKLHTTFDVVFCFASLFHLCFISIDRYIAVTDPLVYPTKFTLSVSGLCITLSWTITMTYGGSVFYAGVNDDGLEELVSALTCVGGCQLAVNQKWTIIHFLLFFIPSLVMIILYSKIFLVAKLQARKIENTSNKGESSSSESYKARVSKRERKAAKTLGIAVIAFLISWLPYSLDALIDTFLGFVTPAYIFEICCWFAYYNSAVNPLIYAFFYPWFRKAIKLIVTGKVLQNGSLVMNLFSEHE is encoded by the coding sequence ATGATCAGCAACAGTGGGTCCCAGCCTTCAGCAGTGCAGCTCTGCTATGAGAACATCAATGGGtcctgcattcagactctctaCTCCCCAATACCCCGAGTAATCCTCTACCTGGTCTTTGGCTCTGGAGTTGTCCTGGCTGTCTTGGGAAACCTTCTGGTCATGATTTCAATCCTTCACTTCAAGCAGCTGCACTCTCCAGCCAATTTTCTCATTGCCTCCTTGGCTTATGCTGACTTTTTGGTGGGAGCCACTGTGATGCCCTTCAGCATGGTGAGGTCAGTGGAGAGCTGCTGGTATTTTGGGGAGAGTTACTGTAAACTGCATACCACTTTTGATGtggtattttgttttgcttctctctttcaCTTGTGCTTCATCTCTATTGATAGATATATTGCTGTTACAGATCCTCTAGTCTATCCAACCAAATTTACCCTCTCTGTCTCTGGGCTATGTATTACTCTCTCCTGGACCATCACTATGACTTACGGCGGTTCTGTTTTTTATGCAGGTGTCAATGATGATGGGCTGGAGGAGTTAGTAAGTGCCCTCACCTGTGTGGGAGGCTGTCAGCTTGCTGTGAATCAAAAGTGGACCataattcattttttgttgtttttcatacCCAGTCTGGTTATGATTATTCTTTACTCTAAGATTTTTCTTGTGGCTAAATTGCAAGCTAGAAAGATTGAAAACACGAGTAATAAAGGGGAATCTTCATCCTCAGAGAGTTACAAAGCCAGGGTAtccaagagggagagaaaagcagCAAAAACACTGGGCATTGCTGTGATTGCATTTCTAATTTCATGGTTACCCTACTCACTTGATGCATTAATTGATACTTTTCTTGGCTTTGTCACCCCTGCCTATATCTTTGAGATTTGCTGTTGGTTTGCTTATTATAACTCAGCTGTGAATCCCCTGATTTATGCTTTCTTTTACCCTTGGTTTAGGAAAGCTATAAAACTCATTGTCACTGGCAAAGTCTTACAGAATGGCTCTTTGGTCATGAATTTGTTTTCTGAACATGAATAA